The proteins below are encoded in one region of Xenopus laevis strain J_2021 chromosome 8L, Xenopus_laevis_v10.1, whole genome shotgun sequence:
- the asb12.2.L gene encoding ankyrin repeat and SOCS box containing 12 L homeolog isoform X1: MKTLLHKYVKMSVMDINKIFSMLKPKEDEEELAEARELHLAVTMDNPEYLCSLLSQDRFKELINTRCGWGIPMTPLRLAASKGSLECLKILLANGAEIDSLDVKAQTPLFAAVSAGHFDCVKELLEAGASPCGSIHNNGSPVLTSAREGNANILRELLKHGAEVNVKSKLPDWASNNTSTTGPLYLSAVYGHTQCFKTLLLYGADPDYNCTDQKLLQRIKQPKTVLEICLKHGCRTHFVQLLIDFGADLYLPDIHTNKAFPNHEAMELLMRERVHPKSLMSQCRLAIRKQLREARWARCTEHLIEQLEIPQSMIRYLQHQT; encoded by the exons ATGAAAACACTACTCCACAAATACGTTAAAATGAGTGTAATGGACATCAACAAGATTTTCTCCATGCTAAAGCCCaaagaggatgaagaagagctggcaGAGGCGCGTGAGCTTCACTTAGCGGTAACGATGGATAATCCTGAGTATCTATGCTCTTTGCTTTCACAAGACAGATTTAAGGAATTAATAAACACACGATGTGGATGGGGAATTCCAATGACCCCTCTACGCTTGGCTGCATCCAAAGGATCTCTTGAGTGTTTGAAGATTCTGTTGGCCAATGGAGCAGAGATAGACAGCCTGGATGTGAAGGCCCAGACACCACTCTTTGCTGCAGTCAGTGCTGGACATTTCGACTGTGTCAAGGAACTGCTGGAAGCTGGAGCCAGCCCATGTGGCAGCATCCATAATAATGGTTCTCCTGTCCTTACTTCTGCTCGGGAAGGAAACGCCAACATCTTAAGGGAGCTCCTAAAACACGGAGCAGAAGTAAATGTTAAATCAAAGTTGCCTGATTGGGCTTCAAACAACACAAGCACCACAGGACCTTTATATCTCTCTGCAGTGTACGGGCACACACAGTGTTTCAAAACTCTTCTCCTTTATGGAGCTGATCCTGATTATAACTGTACCGACCAAAAACTTTTGCAGAGGATCAAGCAACCCAAAACAGTACTGGAGATCTGCCTGAAGCACGGCTGTAGAACACATTTTGTGCAACTGCTCATTGATTTCGGTGCTGATTTGTATTTGCCTGATATCCATACGAATAAGGCATTCCCCAACCATGAGGCAATGGAACTTCTGATGAGAGAAAGAG tTCACCCCAAGTCCCTTATGTCACAATGTCGCCTGGCCATAAGGAAGCAGCTGAGAGAAGCACGATGGGCACGTTGCACTGAGCATCTCATTGAGCAGCTAGAGATACCACAGTCAATGATCAGATACCTACAGCACCAAACATGA
- the asb12.2.L gene encoding ankyrin repeat and SOCS box containing 12 L homeolog (The RefSeq protein has 1 substitution compared to this genomic sequence) produces the protein MSVMDINKIFSMLKPKEDEEELAEARELHLAVTMDNPEYLCSLLSQDRFKELINTRCGWGIPMTPLRLAASKGSLECLKILLANGAEIDSLDVKAQTPLFAAVSAGHFDCVKELLEAGASPCGSIHNNGSPVLTSAREGNANILRELLKHGAEVNVKSKLPDWATNNTSTTGPLYLSAVYGHTQCFKTLLLYGADPDYNCTDQKLLQRIKQPKTVLEICLKHGCRTHFVQLLIDFGADLYLPDIHTNKAFPNHEAMELLMRERVHPKSLMSQCRLAIRKQLREARWARCTEHLIEQLEIPQSMIRYLQHQT, from the exons ATGAGTGTAATGGACATCAACAAGATTTTCTCCATGCTAAAGCCCaaagaggatgaagaagagctggcaGAGGCGCGTGAGCTTCACTTAGCGGTAACGATGGATAATCCTGAGTATCTATGCTCTTTGCTTTCACAAGACAGATTTAAGGAATTAATAAACACACGATGTGGATGGGGAATTCCAATGACCCCTCTACGCTTGGCTGCATCCAAAGGATCTCTTGAGTGTTTGAAGATTCTGTTGGCCAATGGAGCAGAGATAGACAGCCTGGATGTGAAGGCCCAGACACCACTCTTTGCTGCAGTCAGTGCTGGACATTTCGACTGTGTCAAGGAACTGCTGGAAGCTGGAGCCAGCCCATGTGGCAGCATCCATAATAATGGTTCTCCTGTCCTTACTTCTGCTCGGGAAGGAAACGCCAACATCTTAAGGGAGCTCCTAAAACACGGAGCAGAAGTAAATGTTAAATCAAAGTTGCCTGATTGGGCTTCAAACAACACAAGCACCACAGGACCTTTATATCTCTCTGCAGTGTACGGGCACACACAGTGTTTCAAAACTCTTCTCCTTTATGGAGCTGATCCTGATTATAACTGTACCGACCAAAAACTTTTGCAGAGGATCAAGCAACCCAAAACAGTACTGGAGATCTGCCTGAAGCACGGCTGTAGAACACATTTTGTGCAACTGCTCATTGATTTCGGTGCTGATTTGTATTTGCCTGATATCCATACGAATAAGGCATTCCCCAACCATGAGGCAATGGAACTTCTGATGAGAGAAAGAG tTCACCCCAAGTCCCTTATGTCACAATGTCGCCTGGCCATAAGGAAGCAGCTGAGAGAAGCACGATGGGCACGTTGCACTGAGCATCTCATTGAGCAGCTAGAGATACCACAGTCAATGATCAGATACCTACAGCACCAAACATGA
- the asb12.L gene encoding ankyrin repeat and SOCS box-containing 12 L homeolog produces MLQLRGHEYDLTESCQLHLTVAKDDPHQLSELLSQSRYKEVINSPSGWGVPETPLRCAASHGFLNCLKILLDNGAEVDRLDVKAQTPLFTAVSAGHLECVKALLQAGANPCGSMYNNCSPILTAAQNGNDNILTELLKYRAEANVKSKRPGCALGIKTSTGPLYISAIYDHLHCFKTLLLHGADPDYNCTDQKLLQRIKRPRPVLEICLKHGLRVDFVKLLIEFGANVHLVDEDVIKSVLNNEAAELLMQEKGRPRALMSECRLTIRNHLMRIRKTHLIGQLEIPQALINYLQYEP; encoded by the exons ATGCTTCAGCTTAGAGGGCATGAATATGACCTTACAGAAAGCTGTCAGCTCCACCTTACAGTGGCAAAGGATGATCCTCATCAACTCAGCGAGCTACTGTCTCAATCCAGGTACAAGGAAGTTATCAACAGCCCTAGCGGCTGGGGCGTTCCAGAAACCCCTCTCCGTTGTGCTGCATCTCATGGCTTTTTAAACTGTCTGAAAATCCTGTTGGACAATGGAGCAGAGGTTGACAGGTTAGATGTGAAGGCCCAGACTCCACTTTTTACTGCTGTCAGTGCTGGCCATTTGGAGTGTGTTAAAGCATTACTGCAAGCTGGAGCTAATCCTTGTGGGAGCATGTACAATAACTGTTCCCCCATACTTACTGCAGCGCAGAATGGGAATGACAACATATTAACAGAGCTCTTAAAATATAGAGCTGAAGCCAATGTCAAGTCGAAACGGCCTGGCTGTGCTTTAGGTATTAAGACCTCCACTGGACCATTATACATTTCTGCTATATATGACCACTTACATTGTTTTAAGACTTTGCTTCTTCATGGTGCTGACCCAGATTACAACTGCACAGATCAGAAACTTCTACAAAGGATCAAGCGCCCCAGGCCTGTGCTGGAGATATGTCTAAAACACGGCCTGAGGGTGGACTTTGTGAAACTGCTTATTGAATTTGGGGCCAATGTTCACTTGGTGGATGAAGATGTTATTAAATCAGTCCTGAATAATGAGGCAGCGGAACTCTTGATGCAAGAAAAGG GTCGTCCAAGAGCTTTAATGTCTGAGTGTCGTTTGACCATAAGAAATCATCTAATGCGAATAAGAAAGACACATCTCATTGGCCAGCTGGAGATTCCCCAAGCACTGATCAACTATTTACAGTATGAACCCTAA